In one Neobacillus sp. WH10 genomic region, the following are encoded:
- a CDS encoding discoidin domain-containing protein: MRKRIVSVFCVFVLLMSMVMTGIPPTKVYAANNQNLALNMPTVDSDHEVDYVSSKYAVDGNLNTKWSSAPGWMNPNADNSWWYVDLGAVSELDQVVIHWGDAPATKWKLLISNDGKTWENAFKDNRVLDSKDYSEKEEVIKLDKSQARFVKFQGIERTPVRGQLFGYAFYEFEVYGYSKINEIVNSITSIPDLTADSNKITLPEMPEGYKISLFGSDKLPVIDLSGKIYKPLVDTTVNLLFKVEDKENPSIYGITKNIAVNVPGQYKANESANPEPKVIPSLREWFGHEGQFKLTDSSRIVVNPSFKNELQTAAEETAKDLKEVNGFQLNVVYGTPVKGDLYLTLDKDLSYLTRGGYIFDVNDYITITSAQVDGVFYGTRTALQILKQNQTTIPKGISRDYPANEERGFMLDVARKFYTIDFLRDYVKLLSWYKMSNFQIHLNDDVWSPFADGTTYAFRLESERFPGLASPEHYTKEEFRSLQQLGMNYGVNVIPEFDTPGHSGAFINYDKELANGHGGMDVTKPKTIQFVEGLFSEYIDGPNPTFIGPDVHIGTDEYHTPTQKDVEDFRAYMDHLIKFINAKGKHPLIWGGLTEYKGTTPVDTNTTMNVWSTGFSKPGEMIDQGYNIINTDDANLYIVPKAGYYHDYLDGKNLYENWEANKFHDSTLPYGHPQLKGAMFALWNDVSYPKGITMADSHDRILPAVQVLAEKMWNGGETKQDFTKFSSLASVIGEAPNTSLSHQINTNNKDGNIIQYAFDDNLQDTSGNNYHGTPKNTEFTEGKLNKGLKLKGGSSYVETGLKNQGFGWTTSFWIKPDQDNPENAILLDSKNSQLKISKNKIVLSSENYSQEFNYKLPYDKWTNILLKGDNEKTTLYINGNEYTEQKQTTFVLPLEKIGSSSNAFKGSIDNLRIYNRTINILGDVNYALNKQAYARDSEVDWVGPEFAVDGKSGTKWASDYQKPDADSAWWSVDLGEEKEISKVSIQWETAYAETYKILVSNDNKNWINVLPNDGVFHGKEGLQESTFAPIKARYVKFQGIKRATGWGYCFFEFEVYGKTNDYGKYEALVEDGLQLYHLDRGDDAIRAEVMTLLTMYPYEFDSNVSALMNKLEQLRQSIPVQDERNMKALQETIELAESIYKGGEIGNKAGQFNEADKAVFGSSVEEAKKIYAQLPLTNEAVQKAISSLNMAISEFKSKIITDKHEKLQVLKSDKFGKYLADMSGITLYYSSKDTPDISYCTDECLAEWQPFYQETIKTTDGYKSKDFGTITRKDGQKQTTYKGYPLYYYQKDYLPGDTKGHGLNNIWFVVNKDLP, encoded by the coding sequence ATGAGAAAAAGAATTGTATCAGTATTTTGTGTCTTTGTCCTGTTAATGAGTATGGTGATGACGGGCATTCCACCTACTAAGGTTTATGCTGCTAATAACCAAAATTTAGCGCTAAATATGCCGACAGTTGACTCAGACCATGAAGTAGACTATGTGTCTTCTAAATATGCTGTGGATGGTAATCTTAATACGAAGTGGTCGTCTGCACCGGGATGGATGAACCCAAATGCTGACAATTCCTGGTGGTATGTGGACTTGGGAGCGGTATCTGAATTAGATCAGGTTGTCATTCACTGGGGAGATGCTCCAGCTACAAAGTGGAAACTACTGATTTCAAATGATGGGAAGACATGGGAGAATGCCTTTAAGGACAATAGAGTTCTTGATAGTAAGGATTATAGTGAAAAAGAAGAAGTTATTAAACTTGATAAATCTCAAGCAAGGTTTGTGAAGTTTCAAGGTATTGAAAGAACACCGGTTAGAGGGCAGCTTTTCGGCTATGCTTTTTATGAATTCGAAGTCTATGGTTATAGTAAAATAAATGAAATTGTAAACAGCATTACCTCCATTCCCGATTTAACTGCTGATTCGAATAAAATAACTCTGCCAGAGATGCCGGAAGGTTATAAAATTAGTTTATTTGGCAGCGATAAGCTACCTGTCATCGATCTTAGCGGCAAAATCTATAAACCGCTTGTGGATACGACAGTCAATCTATTATTTAAAGTGGAAGATAAAGAGAACCCTTCAATTTATGGCATTACGAAAAATATAGCTGTAAATGTACCAGGTCAATATAAAGCAAATGAAAGTGCTAATCCGGAACCTAAAGTGATACCATCTTTAAGGGAATGGTTTGGGCATGAAGGCCAGTTTAAATTAACCGATTCCTCTAGAATTGTCGTGAATCCTTCCTTTAAAAATGAGTTACAAACAGCAGCAGAAGAAACAGCAAAGGATTTGAAAGAAGTGAATGGCTTTCAGCTAAATGTTGTTTATGGAACTCCTGTTAAGGGAGACCTTTATCTAACATTGGATAAAGACCTAAGCTATTTAACACGCGGAGGATATATCTTCGATGTAAACGATTACATAACGATAACATCTGCTCAAGTGGATGGAGTATTTTATGGAACCCGGACTGCATTGCAAATTTTAAAGCAGAATCAAACAACCATTCCAAAAGGAATCAGTAGAGATTATCCAGCAAATGAAGAGAGAGGGTTCATGTTGGATGTTGCTAGAAAGTTTTACACGATCGATTTTTTACGTGATTATGTAAAACTATTATCTTGGTATAAAATGTCTAATTTCCAGATTCACTTGAATGATGATGTGTGGAGCCCATTTGCGGATGGCACCACGTATGCTTTTAGACTTGAAAGTGAGCGCTTTCCAGGGCTCGCGAGTCCGGAGCATTATACAAAAGAAGAATTTCGCAGTCTCCAACAATTAGGAATGAACTATGGGGTAAATGTTATTCCAGAGTTTGATACACCTGGGCATTCTGGGGCTTTCATTAATTATGACAAAGAGCTGGCAAATGGACATGGAGGGATGGATGTTACAAAACCAAAGACCATCCAATTTGTCGAAGGCTTATTCAGTGAATACATCGATGGCCCGAACCCTACCTTTATCGGTCCCGACGTTCATATAGGAACGGACGAATATCACACGCCAACACAGAAGGACGTGGAAGATTTCAGGGCGTATATGGACCATCTGATAAAATTTATTAACGCAAAAGGGAAACATCCATTAATATGGGGCGGGCTCACCGAATATAAGGGAACAACTCCGGTTGATACAAACACTACGATGAATGTTTGGAGTACTGGTTTTTCGAAGCCGGGGGAAATGATAGACCAAGGGTATAATATTATTAACACCGATGACGCGAATCTTTATATTGTTCCTAAAGCAGGTTATTACCACGATTACCTTGATGGAAAGAATTTATATGAAAATTGGGAAGCGAATAAGTTTCATGATTCCACATTACCATACGGGCACCCGCAGCTAAAGGGAGCGATGTTTGCTCTTTGGAATGATGTTTCTTATCCAAAGGGCATTACCATGGCCGATTCTCACGATCGAATTTTACCGGCGGTTCAAGTCCTGGCAGAGAAAATGTGGAACGGAGGCGAAACAAAACAGGATTTTACGAAATTTAGCAGTTTGGCTTCCGTTATTGGTGAGGCACCAAATACGAGCTTATCCCACCAGATAAATACGAATAATAAAGATGGAAACATTATTCAATATGCGTTTGATGATAATCTTCAGGATACGTCAGGAAACAATTATCACGGTACTCCAAAGAATACCGAATTCACGGAAGGAAAATTGAATAAAGGATTAAAGCTTAAAGGCGGAAGTAGTTATGTGGAAACGGGTTTAAAAAACCAAGGTTTCGGCTGGACAACCTCCTTCTGGATCAAACCTGACCAAGACAACCCTGAAAATGCCATCTTATTAGACTCGAAGAATAGTCAACTAAAAATCTCAAAGAATAAGATTGTTCTCTCAAGTGAAAATTACAGCCAAGAATTTAATTATAAGCTTCCTTATGATAAGTGGACAAATATACTATTAAAGGGTGACAACGAAAAAACCACCTTATATATTAACGGGAATGAATATACAGAACAGAAGCAAACTACCTTTGTTTTACCACTTGAAAAAATAGGAAGTTCATCTAACGCATTTAAGGGAAGTATTGATAATTTGCGTATTTACAACCGTACCATCAACATTTTAGGGGATGTCAATTACGCCTTAAATAAACAAGCATATGCTAGAGATTCAGAGGTAGATTGGGTTGGGCCGGAATTTGCAGTTGATGGAAAAAGCGGTACCAAGTGGGCTTCAGATTATCAAAAGCCAGACGCGGATTCTGCTTGGTGGTCCGTTGATTTAGGGGAAGAAAAGGAGATTAGCAAAGTCTCTATCCAGTGGGAAACGGCCTATGCAGAAACTTATAAGATCCTAGTTTCAAATGATAATAAAAATTGGATAAATGTTCTTCCAAATGATGGGGTTTTTCACGGGAAAGAGGGGCTTCAAGAGTCTACTTTTGCCCCGATTAAAGCACGATATGTAAAGTTTCAAGGTATCAAAAGAGCTACGGGCTGGGGCTACTGTTTCTTTGAGTTTGAAGTGTACGGGAAAACAAATGATTATGGTAAGTATGAAGCATTAGTGGAAGATGGTTTACAACTATATCATCTTGACAGAGGAGACGATGCTATTAGGGCAGAAGTCATGACATTATTAACGATGTATCCTTATGAATTTGATTCGAATGTTTCAGCCTTAATGAATAAGTTAGAGCAGCTCCGTCAATCAATTCCTGTACAGGATGAAAGAAACATGAAAGCTCTTCAAGAAACCATTGAATTGGCTGAAAGTATTTATAAGGGTGGAGAAATTGGGAATAAAGCAGGACAATTTAATGAAGCTGATAAAGCTGTGTTCGGTTCCAGTGTTGAGGAAGCAAAGAAGATTTATGCTCAATTACCATTAACAAATGAAGCAGTTCAAAAGGCAATATCTTCATTAAATATGGCCATTTCTGAATTCAAATCAAAAATAATCACCGATAAACATGAGAAACTACAAGTTCTAAAATCAGATAAATTTGGGAAATATCTGGCGGACATGAGTGGAATCACGCTTTATTATTCTAGTAAAGATACTCCAGATATTAGCTATTGCACTGATGAATGTCTTGCAGAATGGCAGCCGTTCTATCAAGAGACGATCAAGACGACAGACGGATACAAATCAAAAGATTTTGGGACAATCACAAGGAAAGATGGCCAAAAACAAACAACCTATAAAGGATACCCTTTGTATTACTATCAAAAAGATTACCTTCCAGGAGATACTAAAGGCCATGGTTTAAATAACATTTGGTTTGTGGTGAATAAGGATCTGCCATGA
- a CDS encoding OsmC family protein — MPMTTFKAAAHLQKGVQVKAKSRNFEITIDEPKELGGTDTGMNPVELTLAALGACQAIVARVYARKFKIEFDDLWIDVEGDLDTDGFMNKSDVRRGYSDIRFNFHIATDAPREKVEEFVAFIEKTCPVGDTIANPVNLKLNEIILEPRKACV; from the coding sequence ATGCCCATGACAACCTTTAAAGCTGCTGCTCATTTACAGAAGGGTGTTCAAGTTAAAGCTAAATCTCGTAATTTCGAGATAACCATTGATGAGCCAAAGGAATTAGGCGGAACGGATACGGGTATGAATCCTGTAGAATTAACTCTAGCAGCATTAGGTGCTTGCCAAGCCATCGTAGCTCGTGTGTATGCTAGAAAGTTCAAAATAGAATTTGATGATCTATGGATTGATGTGGAAGGAGATCTTGACACAGATGGCTTTATGAATAAATCTGATGTTCGTCGCGGTTATTCTGATATTCGTTTTAACTTTCATATTGCAACGGATGCACCTAGAGAAAAAGTTGAAGAGTTTGTAGCGTTTATTGAAAAGACATGTCCGGTTGGAGATACTATCGCGAACCCAGTGAACCTTAAATTAAATGAGATTATTTTAGAACCAAGAAAGGCCTGTGTGTAA
- a CDS encoding M14 family zinc carboxypeptidase has translation MKKKRAAAGILAVGLLTAVPWTAGFAEGPKWTNVNVYEEQDGSKFNSENYDFVKFSQIGTKLKAIEKQSNRVKVEVRGTSADGHPLYVVTIADPTTQGKFGKIQALRKQMFKNPGKAQDWIVDNPDFKVPIMINGSIHGTEFAGTDALLQLIERFATENDQETKNILANNILIFNVVQNPDGRVDATRFNGEGIDLNRDFITQSQPETRETVDLIKEWNPMVFLDTHGYVKNYAPNLQGLIEPCTPPHNPNYEYDLYNKWAYKQAEAMEAQIMSQKDKFSSNSLYQNMKGVYVPQRNDQDGWDDYPPIFTPMYAMYHGAYGHTLETPTNDWDGVRWMYNAIIGALNFATENKQSMITDQIEMFKRGINFDHPFHKDGFFPKAYILPVDEKDPTVTQKAVNHLINNDIEVVQAPKAFVVDGKSYPKGTYIVKMDQAKAGLANTMLWDGEDITNDTAAMYDISAWSLPELWGFKAVATQSSIDVTTTKVNKIAEQGSVSGKGPFLIPNSSVKSIELVNTLLKQGVEVKRDVKGNYYTEAAGNTISSAVKASGLQIESISKVPADATVLSSLKVAILKDGGMGKVQSNSGTKLALKRLGFDVTEVSPVEVAENGVNGFDVFVYSGTASLISSNLSEANKEFGLRDKAQEAKLKANITNFVANGGKYIAVGSSASQATKTLGLTDDTINVGGSNSNGIVKVNYEGTSLTAGYGQNDLGFVYRPAWYTNTGNDKVVATYDNSNDFFVAGHWRNNASAKGQAVMVKEQDKDVTLIGLEAGFRDHTDYLFRLLSNAIFEK, from the coding sequence ATGAAGAAAAAGAGAGCGGCTGCCGGTATTTTAGCAGTAGGATTATTAACTGCAGTTCCTTGGACAGCAGGATTTGCAGAGGGTCCAAAATGGACAAACGTCAATGTATATGAAGAACAGGATGGTAGTAAGTTTAATAGTGAAAACTATGACTTTGTGAAATTCTCGCAAATCGGTACAAAATTGAAAGCCATCGAGAAACAGTCTAACCGTGTTAAAGTTGAAGTTCGCGGTACGTCAGCGGATGGACATCCTCTATATGTCGTTACGATTGCTGACCCAACAACGCAAGGAAAGTTTGGAAAAATCCAGGCCTTAAGAAAGCAAATGTTTAAAAACCCGGGAAAAGCTCAAGATTGGATTGTGGATAATCCGGACTTTAAAGTTCCAATCATGATCAATGGTTCCATCCATGGCACGGAATTCGCTGGGACCGACGCTCTCCTCCAGTTAATTGAACGTTTTGCAACAGAAAATGACCAAGAGACGAAAAATATCCTCGCCAACAACATCCTTATATTCAACGTCGTGCAAAACCCGGACGGACGTGTCGATGCCACTCGTTTTAATGGCGAAGGAATTGACTTGAACCGTGATTTTATTACACAATCCCAGCCAGAAACAAGAGAAACTGTTGACCTTATTAAAGAATGGAACCCGATGGTATTTCTTGATACGCATGGATACGTGAAAAACTATGCGCCAAACCTACAGGGATTAATTGAACCATGTACACCGCCGCATAATCCAAACTACGAGTATGATTTATATAACAAGTGGGCCTATAAACAGGCTGAAGCGATGGAAGCTCAGATAATGAGCCAAAAGGATAAATTTTCATCAAATAGTTTATATCAAAATATGAAAGGCGTTTACGTTCCACAGCGTAATGATCAGGACGGATGGGATGATTATCCGCCAATCTTCACGCCTATGTATGCGATGTACCATGGTGCATATGGACATACTTTAGAAACACCAACGAATGATTGGGACGGCGTCCGCTGGATGTATAACGCCATTATCGGTGCGCTTAATTTTGCTACAGAGAACAAGCAGTCCATGATTACGGACCAAATTGAAATGTTTAAACGTGGGATTAATTTTGATCATCCGTTCCATAAGGATGGTTTTTTCCCTAAAGCCTATATCCTTCCAGTTGATGAAAAAGACCCTACTGTAACGCAAAAAGCTGTCAATCATTTAATTAATAATGACATTGAAGTGGTTCAAGCACCGAAAGCATTTGTCGTAGATGGAAAATCATATCCTAAAGGAACGTACATCGTTAAGATGGATCAGGCCAAGGCGGGATTAGCCAACACCATGCTTTGGGACGGAGAAGACATCACAAACGATACTGCTGCGATGTATGATATTTCAGCATGGAGTTTACCGGAACTTTGGGGCTTTAAAGCAGTGGCGACACAAAGTTCTATTGATGTGACAACAACAAAAGTAAACAAAATTGCCGAGCAAGGATCCGTATCCGGCAAAGGTCCATTCTTAATTCCGAATAGCTCTGTCAAATCCATCGAGCTAGTAAATACGCTGCTTAAACAAGGTGTCGAAGTTAAACGTGATGTTAAGGGCAACTATTACACAGAAGCAGCAGGCAATACTATATCAAGTGCTGTGAAAGCATCTGGCTTGCAGATTGAAAGCATCTCTAAAGTACCGGCTGATGCAACGGTATTATCAAGTTTAAAAGTAGCTATTTTAAAGGACGGCGGAATGGGGAAAGTCCAGTCTAACAGCGGGACAAAGTTAGCCTTGAAACGACTTGGCTTCGATGTGACCGAAGTGTCACCGGTTGAAGTAGCAGAAAACGGAGTTAACGGTTTTGATGTCTTTGTTTATAGTGGCACAGCTTCCTTGATATCCTCAAACTTAAGCGAGGCAAACAAGGAATTTGGTTTACGTGACAAGGCACAAGAAGCTAAGTTGAAAGCGAACATTACGAACTTTGTTGCCAACGGTGGCAAATATATTGCAGTAGGATCAAGTGCATCACAGGCCACGAAAACCCTCGGACTAACAGATGACACCATTAATGTGGGAGGATCTAATAGTAACGGAATTGTGAAGGTTAACTATGAAGGCACTAGTTTAACTGCCGGTTATGGTCAGAATGATCTTGGGTTTGTCTATCGCCCAGCATGGTATACCAATACTGGAAACGATAAAGTAGTCGCAACTTATGATAACAGTAACGATTTCTTCGTAGCTGGACATTGGAGAAATAACGCTTCTGCCAAAGGTCAGGCAGTTATGGTCAAAGAGCAGGATAAAGACGTAACCTTGATTGGTTTAGAAGCAGGCTTCCGTGATCATACGGACTACCTGTTCCGCCTGTTATCCAATGCAATTTTTGAAAAATAA